GAAATACGAATCCCACGTGTTGCCGACGCATGGTTTCCAGGTCTTTGCCTCGCAAAGTACTCACGTCTCGATCCAGCAATTTCAAGAGGCCCGATGTGGGGCGGTCCAGACAGCCCAGAAGGTTTAATAGGGTTGTTTTTCCCGCGCCCGACGCGCCTGTGATGGCTACAAATTCGCCGGGTTCTACGATCAGGTCTGCACCGAATAATGCTGCGATTTCTTCGGCTGAACGGCGGTATATCCGCGTGAGTCCCTGTGCGAGAATAGCCGACATTTCAGCGCATCCACGCAATGGGATGCAGGCGGGAAGCCCGCCATCCCGGTATGATCCCGGCGAGTATGCCCATGCCGATTGCCATTGCAATCCCGCCGATTAGTAGTACGCCATCAATTTGCACCAGTGCGCCTGGGGGGGCAAATGGTAGGATTGCGCGCACGGCTTCAGATGCCAGGCGGCTGCCCAGGACCGCTATTCCGCCACCTGCGATTCCGCCTATGGTGCAGATTGTCAGTGCCTCTGCACAGATCAATGCAAATACATCGCCCCGGGATGCGCCAATTGCTCGCATTACGCCGATTTCTCGCGTTCGCTCAAAGACTGCGATTAGCATGGTATTCATTACGCCGAGTACTGCAATTGCCACGGCTACGATGGCGACTGTTCCGATGAAAAATCGCGCCGTGCCCAGGAGGTCGAGAAGGGTTCGCTGGACCTGCGCCATGGTGATAACCTGTACCGAGGGTATTTCGAATACGCGTTCCGAAAATCCGTCTATTCTGGACAGGTCTTTTAATTTTACGCCGATGCCTGTGAGTTTTTCTTTTTTGTCGAAGAGGCGCTGCGCTACCCCAAGCGGCACGAAGATGGTGCCGTCGTCCTGCGTTCCGCTGCGGTCAAAAATCCCGCGTACGCGGAATGTTTGTCCCAGTCCTTTGAGTGGAAAATCGTCCCCGATATTTTTCCGATAATACGCCGCTACGCTGTATCCCAGTATTACCTCGTCGGTCGCGGCTTCGCCGAACCACTCGCCACGCTGGAAGGTGAGCCAGGGTTTCATTTCCAGAAAACTGTTTTCTATTCCCGTTATCAGGGAAAATCCCTCCCGGTGTACGGGAAGCGATCCGAGAAATAACCGCGTCGTGGTCGCCACGTCGGCGTCTCGAAGGATTTCCCGGTGGATGGCTTCATCCATGTACATCGGTATTACCCCACCTTGCATCAGCAGGGTCGCGGCTTCGTAGGGACATCCTTTTGAGGTGACCAGTACGTGATAGCCCAGGCGGTCAATGCTGTGGATGAGGGATGTGCGGTATCCGGTCCCCAGGCCCAGGAGGCTGACCAGTACGCATACGGATAGAGCCACGCCGCTTATGGTCAGAGCACTTCGCGTGTGGTGTCGCCGCAGTTCTTTCAGGACGACGCTTATAAATTGAAAAATGACCAAATTTTTGCCCTTTTGCGATGGATTTCCACGCCTTTTCCCACCAGGCGCAGATCGCCTGCGATGCGTTTTACGACGCCTACGACGCGCAGGGAGTCGCCAGAGATATTGCGGGGGACGGTTATGGTCCGTCCCTGTTCCAGGTCAATCAGTATATGCCGCGTGCTGTCTTGTAGTACAAACCAGCATCCCATGTGCTGGCATACCTGTCCCGCGCGGCCCGATAGCACGACTCGCTGTTCCAAAAATGCGGCTGGACGGTCCAGGACTTCTTTGATCTGGACCGCGCGATTGGCGGGTACGGCTTCACCCACTTGATGCACTTTTTCAGAACTGCAACCGATTATCAGGATTAGTATTATCAGGTATATCTTCAGTTTTTGCGTGACGTCTGCCATATGAGATGATATTTTGTTTGTGGAATAAAATCAAGGAATTCTCCCATCTGTTTTTTGTGACGGGAATATGCCGATGAAAAAAATGATATGGGTTCTTATAGTCGGCGTTTGTCTGGGGTGCAAGCCCTCTCAACCCGATGTATCTACGGAGTTTGTCGGCGTACATCGCTGTGTGAGTTGCCACATGGAATCGTATCAAAAATGGCAGCGTACGACCCATGCGACCTCTATGCAAGAAGCGACTCCGCGGACTGTTAAGGGCGATTTCACAAAAAATAATACCTATACTTTTGGCGGTGTTACCTCCACTATGAGCCTTCGAGATGGTCGCTATTTTATTACGACGCCGGGGGCTGATGGGACGCAAGGTACCCACGAGGTGCTATACACGATTGGCGACCGGGATACGCAGTGGTACATCGCTGAGCTTCCCGGGGGCCATTTGCAGATTCTTCCGGTTTATTTCGATGTTCGCAGAAATACCTGGTACAATCCCGTTGAA
This Gemmatimonadota bacterium DNA region includes the following protein-coding sequences:
- a CDS encoding ABC transporter permease, encoding MVIFQFISVVLKELRRHHTRSALTISGVALSVCVLVSLLGLGTGYRTSLIHSIDRLGYHVLVTSKGCPYEAATLLMQGGVIPMYMDEAIHREILRDADVATTTRLFLGSLPVHREGFSLITGIENSFLEMKPWLTFQRGEWFGEAATDEVILGYSVAAYYRKNIGDDFPLKGLGQTFRVRGIFDRSGTQDDGTIFVPLGVAQRLFDKKEKLTGIGVKLKDLSRIDGFSERVFEIPSVQVITMAQVQRTLLDLLGTARFFIGTVAIVAVAIAVLGVMNTMLIAVFERTREIGVMRAIGASRGDVFALICAEALTICTIGGIAGGGIAVLGSRLASEAVRAILPFAPPGALVQIDGVLLIGGIAMAIGMGILAGIIPGWRASRLHPIAWMR